Below is a genomic region from Neorhizobium galegae.
CGACCATGCTCGGCGCCTTCGCGCTCGATCTTTACAAAAACCGCAATGCCTTGAGTCTCGACGACAGCGCGTTGATTGCGGTCGGTTTTATCGCCGCTTTCGTCACTGCCATCCTGGTAGTGCGCTCGCTGCTCGATTTCGTGTCGAGCCGCGGCTATGCGCCGTTCGCCTACTGGCGAATCGTCATCGGCGCCGCGGGCCTGATCGCCCTGCTGCTGGGAGCGTAAAAAGAAGGCGGCTCAAAAGGCCGCCGACTTCCCGATCACATCAATGATGGATGGATGCCGTGCTGCACGGGTCGACGCCGTATGCGGGCGTGCATTCGCTCTTGCCGGCTGCGCCCGTCGTCGGGGCCATGAAGGAGCCCGCGAGGATGATCAGCGCTGCGCATGCAAAAAAGAGGGCGATGGGCTTGCCCATGGAGGAATGCCTTTCGATGGAAGATTTTATCGTCACGGTTGCGCCGCTTGTTTGGTGAGGGAGGATCTATGGGTTGGATTAGAAGAATTCAATAAAGGATTTTGCTGAACCGGCCGTTAACGCGAACGCTTCAGCCACTGCGACCTTTGTGCCACAATCCTTGCCCGAAACATGAGCGACAACAAAGGGGTGCCCGATTTTTCATCGGGCACGACCGGTATATCGAAGCGAAACAAATCGCTGGATATGGTTAATGATATCAGGCCGCGCGGCCGGAGCCCGTGTACTGGCCCTGCGGGCGATACTGCACAAGGTAGGATGGCAGGATAGAGGACGCGAGCGTCGGGCGGATGCCTATCCCCTGCAGCGTGCGGCCTTCCGTGACGGCGGCATCGGAAACCACGGTGTCGATCTTCAGCAGCTTCACCTGGTCGCTGGTGATCGGCGGCTGGACGAAGGGGATCAGAGACGCGATGCTGCCGATCAGCGATGCGAAGCCGAAGGGCAGAGAGACGAGCGCATTGCTGCGATTGGTGACGCGCAACATCGTCTCGAGACACTGGCGGAAGGTCATGACCTCGCCGCCGCCCAGCTCATAGATCTTGCCGGATGCAATCGTGCCGTCGACCGAGCGTGCGACGGTTTCGGCAACGTCCTCCACATAGACCGGCTGGAACTTCGTCTTGCCGCCGCCGATCAGCGGCAGGGCAGGGAAAGTGCGGGCCATGGAGGCGAACTTGTTGAAGAAGCTGTCTTCCGGGCCGAAGACGATCGACGGCCGCAGGATCACGGCATCCGGCAGCGTCGAAAGGATCGTCGCCTCGGCGCGGCCCTTGCTGCGTGCATAGGACGATTCCGAATCGACATCGGCGCCGATCGCGGAAATATGGGTAAGCTTGGCACCGGCCGCACGTGCCGCATCGACAACCGCGCGAGCACCAAAATCCTGGACGGCGTCGAACGTGTTGCGGCCGCTCTCGAACATGATGCCGACGCAGTTGACCACATGCGAAGCGCCTTCGACGGCCTTGATGACCGACTGGCGGTAGCGAAGATTCGCCTGGACCAGCGAGATCTGCCCGACATAGCCGGCCGGCAGCAGGAAGCCTGCGAGATCCGGACGGCGGACGGCAACCCGGACGCGATAACCGCGCTTGGCGAGCGTACGAACCACATGCCTGCCGACGAAGCCCGATCCTCCGAAAACGGTGACGAGCGGCGGAAGGTTGTTGATGGTCATGGCGTGCTCCGGGAGCCTGTGGGACGAGATGAGTGCTGTTTAACCGAATCGCGGCACGGGTGGAAGTGTCTCCACTGCCGCACCGACCGCGACAACCGATTCTTAAAGGCCGTCGAGGACGACGATTTCGCCATCCGCCACTTCCTGGCGGATCTTGATGGCGATCGCATATTCGGGCGAATTGTAGC
It encodes:
- a CDS encoding complex I NDUFA9 subunit family protein — its product is MTINNLPPLVTVFGGSGFVGRHVVRTLAKRGYRVRVAVRRPDLAGFLLPAGYVGQISLVQANLRYRQSVIKAVEGASHVVNCVGIMFESGRNTFDAVQDFGARAVVDAARAAGAKLTHISAIGADVDSESSYARSKGRAEATILSTLPDAVILRPSIVFGPEDSFFNKFASMARTFPALPLIGGGKTKFQPVYVEDVAETVARSVDGTIASGKIYELGGGEVMTFRQCLETMLRVTNRSNALVSLPFGFASLIGSIASLIPFVQPPITSDQVKLLKIDTVVSDAAVTEGRTLQGIGIRPTLASSILPSYLVQYRPQGQYTGSGRAA